Within the Centropristis striata isolate RG_2023a ecotype Rhode Island chromosome 23, C.striata_1.0, whole genome shotgun sequence genome, the region aaaataatgacttaaaacAACATAGCAACAACTTTTCGATATGTGATTTTACTATACAGACAAATTTCAGATGTTTGAATAAAGTCACGAGAGTTTTATTATAGTTGTGGCGCACTCCTGTGATCTCGATTGTTTGGTATAAGATCATAAAACTCACTCCGAGTtttatttttcccctttttatgtTCGATAAAAtcaaacatgtttaatattatcatatatttataGTCTTGGCTCTTGTAAATATTGAAGTTCAATGCAGGGAGGtgcaaaaacatgaagacaAGTCAAGACAGTCTGTTAGGAGTCTGTGTTTAATTTGGCATGTATCTGATACTTATTTTAGTGTGAAATATAATGTTTTGAAACAGTTTACCTCTCATTCCCACAGTCAAAATAGTGCAGACAACCAACTGAGGCTGATAGCAAGTTGaggcaacaaaattaaaaaatgtgacgTTTGTAAGCAAATACAGTTTATCTTTATGGATTATATTGATACTGACTTAACAAGAATGTTATCGACATATTACGTCTTTTATCATGTCTTCCTGCCGTTATGTGTTTTACAGACACATAAGGAATTGTTAAATATAGTTCTTTAAGGGGGTTTGATGTGAAATTTTTCTGCCAGCAGGCTGGGAAATAATCAAATGTAATTGTAATCTTGCAAACTGTGACACTGCAAGATCCTCAGTCGGTACAAAAGCTTTTAGTCTGTGTCTATAAACTCACATTGTCTTTAAATCTAAGAGTGTCAGACTACCACACTTACAAAGGTATACCGTAGGCATTACTGTCTTAAGATAATGACTTATTATTGCAACATAATTATGAacattctcaaaataatgagtatCTTAAAATTAGTTAGTATTTACTAAGTCAATATTTTCTAGAAAAGTAAGTAATTTCTCATTATGTTGAGAAACAAactcattattttaataatgttttcattattttgagacacAGATTTTGAGATACATTCTGACACTAAGTTGTTATTTTAAGAAGTGTTTCTAAGTAATTATTTCGAGAAAAGTTCctcattataatgacttacaggatctttttttcaagttctcaccctttttttttgtactggCAGAAATGGACTTCCGTACAAACAACTCCAAAATGTTTACCAGACCGAGATAGTTGTCTTCTACCATTAATCCACTCCCCTGACAAACACGATCTATTTTAAGAGTCGATGACGTCGGATCAACTTTAaacttttcatgttttcattcatGATACTGAAAATCTGAACTGAGCTGCCCCTCTGTTTACAAACCCACCCAGTCCCTCCACTTCCTTTGGTTTTGCCTGACAAttgtaattattaaaataaaaataaaaaatccattTCTATGCTATGTTGGTAGCACTACAGGTTTTCTAACAGTGTACATGTGTATGTACATAATGCataaatataaagaataaagtTGGCGACAAAGCACTGACGAGGGGGGAGAAGGATCTCATGTGTGCTTTGTCAGACGAGGAGAGAGGTGTCTACAAATAGTCTTCTGAAACTCTGCTGAAAAATTGAGGTAGACAACATCGACATGACAATACTGAGGGGATGCATCTAAAATAGCTCCTCCACACACGGATGCCTCCAAAATAGACAGACAAGCATTCACAGAGTTGCAGCCGATTTGATCtcaggatgtaaaaaaaaaaagaaaagaaaaagaaaacaagcacCTTCAGTGCAGCAGGGAGAAAAGCAGCCATTTTATTCTACACACAGTGAGATGCAGGGAGGTGATGTGCGGGCagatgtgcgtgtgtgcgtgtgtccgtgtgtctgtgtgtgtgtgtgtgtgtgtgtgtgtgtgtgtggacttaCAGGAGTCTGATGGTGTTCCCAGGAAGAGGGATTGAGCTGAGGTCATTGTGAAGGTCCTCAAAATGCTGCATGATGGGAGAACGGGCCAGATGTTTGTGCACTGTCGGCACAAACCTATAAATTCTGCAGATTTAATGGATGCCTATAATTCAATGTGCACTGAATAAATTAGTGTTGAGTATTGTAATTCAGATTTAGACCAATGTTACCTCAGTGTTATCAGATGATGTGCAGTTGCTATAACACATTATGTTCTTTTTTCAGGGTTTATACAAGCATTTTTGCTTTCtactatttaaaaatatactgtatatttgcacaTTGTACTATTTCAGGTGAAAACAGTAGATCCTGAACACAGCTCTTGCTCACCTCAGGGTTTTCTACTATTAAAGTAATTGGAATTTATAAGATTTTCTAGCCATGCCATTATCAATAATACTCTGATTCTTTATCAGTTACTGATTAAtatttctgtgtgaaaaaatgTAAGGCAACACAGGTTTTTAGCGcacctttttatttctctcttagTCTGAAGACTCTCTGAGTGATCCAGTGTAGGTGCTAATGTTATTATAAGAGAATATTTAACAGACATGCTGCAGTGGCACTTGGGCCTAGAATGTCTAATAAATGGCATTCCTGAAATTTAAGCCCATGTTGCGCAGAAAGATGTTTCAGCTTATTGCTATACTTTTActtgaaataatcattttacaaGCAGCACTAATGTCATCTTTCTTGATGAAAAGGACTGTTCCTTTCTCTCTGCCTTGACTCCTTGTAGTTGCAGGTTGTTGGTGAGTTTGATGTCAGTACTGTaagaaaaacatatattaaGCTTGGAGGTTTATGATTGTGATGGCTCAGATAATTGGAAACAGCCCTTGATTCCCATCCCTATActacaacatgtttaaatgctttaatgttaaaaaaaacaacacaatttttctcaaactgttgatctgtttcattctgataCATTTGATCTgtttcagaatgaaacagatcaaaTGTATtcagtcagctttttcaaaaccaacatggctcagttcaaaattttgtttcaaaacaaaacttctgtTGCACCTTTATTCACCCTGTCTGAAACGCTCCgttttagcgcctgtctctttaagcccccctccaaaaaaagcccagtctgctctgattggtcagtgtttccaggtTTTCTGTATCTGTTCTCTCCAAGCCCCCAAGAAGAGCATCAGGCTTTTAAGCCAAAATGACACAGTGGCCAATTAAAATTATtacaagtacaaaagtatcagcatcaaaatgtactcaaagtatcaTATTTTGTCATGCaaaagtctaatcactctaaattgatcatgttttttatgttaaatcttgacctgaaaagtaactaaagaggtcagctaaatgtattggagtaaaaagtacaatatatgtccctaagatgtagtgaagtagaagtataaagttacatcaaatgaATTCCTCAAGTACAGTACATCAAAACTATAGTTAAGTACATTGAGTACTTGGTAACATTATatatttgacagaaaataaagaaaagcatCATATGAAGAACAGTAAGTGAGAAGTCTTATTTTAGAGggatcttttattttgaaaaaccaacCTACACACAGCTTCATTTCTCTCCTACAAGCAGCAGAAGTCTTCGAGGTCCCACTCGTCTCTCACTGAAAGACATTAATTGTTAATACCTCTCATGACCTCTTTCTGCACGCTACTTCCTGATCTCCGAGATCCAGCGAATCCACTTTCACCATGGCAGCTGTGTCGTCACTGTTGTTATGGCAATGCAAGCACTGCTGCATTTGCCAATACTCATTCAGTCTCCATCCCCACgtgcctcctccccctcctcctcctcctcccctccctcgctctctctcctctctctcctgcctGCCCTCGGTGTTTATAAAGCTTATCCCTATATGGCCCACAGTTTGAGAGAGCAGCTGTTAAGAGGCAGATGCTGTAAACACTGCCCCGTCAaagcacacacactgttgtAATATAAACACTATTGTTCCCGTCTGCAGCCTCGTGTGAGGTGCCGTAAGAGGAAAACATGCCCCGCGGTCAGTTTTTCAGGAACTTGGCAATAAAGAAGCCGATGGTGTCCCTGTCGGCTCTGCAGGGGAGGGGGGGCGCTGCCTCTCCGCTCTGCTCCCAGCTCAGCTCAGGACTGAACCTCTGGAGGAGTCGCAGCTGCTCAGGTGACAGGCCGGCTCCCAGCATGCCCTCTGCACCCACGTGAGGCTCCTGGAAACAACAGGAAGCGGGATATTTTTGGTAAGGTTTCATTCATATttgcagaggtggaaaaagtatccagatcccttacttaagtataagtactaataccacactgtggaagtcctgcattcaaaacttacttaagtaaccCACtcattgtttcatatattccaaatatattattggattgatatcattgatgcatttacttaaccctcctgttaagttgcgggtcaaattgacccatttcagtcaaaaaaaaaatagttaaaagtattttttcgggatgaaacttcttctgcttggcttaataagtgtaatcaacatataaaatgaaaatggttaatttcacatatttgcatgtttatattacatactGAACAGATGTTGGTGactccataaaagaaaaaatgtgaaataataattgcaaaaacattgcattttatATATGATCTTTCCAGTGTACATATGAAAAgttttaacttgcattttttaagaaaaactaGTCAATTATCCTAACtcaaccatgatctgtgagaggtaaagaacaccattgcactaactattgattgaaatggttagtaatggagttaatcatgaaatacaaacaatgtttattgagattttttgatttctgacacttttggatactTAAAAATCCCCCAGGTCAAACtgacccacgaacattattgctgttcctgagaaacaaacatgacatgaagggtaagcagtgttttattttctcaaggtagggctcattttaactacttagtatactgtaatgaggtttaatttttaaaaaatgtctaattactttaaatgatcatttttgggggttaaatcttgacctgaaaagtaactatagCCGGCagctaaatgtggtggagtaaaaagtacaataattgcctcaaaatgtagtagagtagaagtataaagttacataaaatggaaatactcaagtacagtacaagtTCTTTTCATTTACCTGAGGCAGCAGCGTGAGGCAGGGGAAGGTATGGAGGGCCCAGGCTACCTGCTCCTCATTCTCTGCCAGAGTCACTGTGCAGGTGCTGTACACAAGAACGCCGCCTTTCTTCAACAACCGCACGGCCTGAAGTACATTAACAGATTTTTGTTAAAGGCATTCTATGCAGGAATCATCACtttctgtttgtaaacacaacagctcaatgaaaaagaaagttaacCACAGATACATGCTCATACTGCagcccgccaccagggggcgatccagatgttttggcttcacttttggggagcTGTAAAGCTCCGATAATGTCTTAAAAATTAgacatatgtattttttttatcccctTCGACCCTGCAGACCCTCCTGTTGCTAGGAGATTTGCCAGGAGGACTCTCAAAAAATaactattaaccctctgggaccaCTAGGGACATTTTTGactaaatttgtaatttttcacttttgttttggcaataattttggctgtgatactgcatATGGTATGATTTTTGGAAGGTgctttttcttgatatattttggatttcaaatttcatttcttctaatgGTTAAAGAAATGCACTGTACAAATGTATTACCCTTTAAGCCAttaaggctgaaaatgtccacttccaaaaaaaacctataaaaacattacacattaatattattttttcaatacttttttctgcataaacctttttaacaacttctgccctgctcaaaacgaCCACACATTCAAAGATTTAGAGGATTtttaccctttaaatgccagtttgattacatgatgccactgtttttcaaagaaaaaacacacacaaattgagttattttccatataatacatttttttttgggctggggcatttgttttttatcacagccttagATATGTCAAAAAATTAGAGATAAAATTgactttgatgcatttttgtgtagtgtcagatttaaaatgtacttcCCCATGACCACttgatggcagacatgtccacttccaaaaaacattataaaatattactgatatatatattttttcaccttttttgggttaaatctttttaaatcaatttcagTTCTGatcaaaactatcaaatattcaaaaataatCAGGATTATTTTCCCCTTAAGAGCTGAAAACTTTACttgtaaaaacaaatttaacaGCTCAACAATCAGAACGATCCGACTTGCATCTTTATTTTATTCGGTTTCAATAAGTCCCTACATAAGATTAGTGTAATGTTTCCATCAGACAGCTTCAAGCAAAACTAAAACCTCCatgaatgtaatttttatgtgaCTTTTCCCTTTAAAATTTGAGTTCAGGCTGTAAATCAGACAGCAGCGTAATAACTGCACAATGCTGCCACCTACTGGTCAAAATGAGTTACTATCAATGTGAAGTGATTGAAAAACAGACATCAAAGTGCTTCATCTGTGTGGTGAGACCTACAGCGTGGAACAACTTGCGCTGCAGCGGCTGGTAGGAGCAGACCTCCTTCAGGCTCCAGGTGCAGGACATGTTGGGTCTCTGTCCCAGTCCGCTGCAGGGGGCGTCCAGCAGGACCCGGTCGAAACTCTCCGGAGGGAAGGGAGGTCCTGGAGCGCGATCAGAGACAGAATcactttatatacagtatacttaTTCTGACAGATGAATATTTATGTGTCTCTGCTGTCACTCTCTACCTTCAGCTTCCTGTGCCGGCTCGCTGCTCACAGCTTTAGTGCTGTTAAAGCAAAAAGCTTTGATTGAACGCAAATGCAACATTTGGGCATTTTGGCGAATTTGATCGATCTTATTTCGGATCCTGTCCAAGGCCACGACCTCGccctgcaaaaacaaaacaaaaacatcagttaTACAGCatttagatcctttacttaaataagagaatgtaaaaatatagtgaaagtccttttactcaagtaatagcatcagcaaaatgtactaGAAACTGTAAAAGTAAGAGTATCAGTTAAGCAGAGTTTATATAAGATTAACATTAATGTGTGAGTAGCATTTTTGTTGTAGTTGGTatattaaatacttaatatTTAATCTTCAAAAACCTGATTTGAGTACTAAAAGCTTTGTATTGCAGTGCAgtaaggtattttttttatttccacacCGTTTATAGTTTAAATTAACTTGtttaacaagaaacaaaaagcatcattaattaataaaacaagtaaaaatcctgatTTAAAATCttatacaagtaaaagtaagtaTCAGCAGGACAtacttacaataaaaaaaatatgcagagtGCCACATTTAATAGTGTTGTATAAATTATAGGACAATTAACACTGATGCATTAATATGCGagcagtattttttatgtagttaATTTTTCTTATGTACAGTTCAGTTCAAAAACTTCAAGTGAATCCTGGAATGATAAAAGAAAAGTTCAAGCTGTTTGTAATTTATATTcaattaattaaggcctttaatCACAGGTTTATTATGTCTTTGAGCATTTAAAGCTTTATTAAAGTTGAATTTTAACCACTTTTAGAAGCCTGTAAGGGAAATAAACTCTCCAGTACCTTATTGTAGGAGAAAAGTCAGGAAGAAAGTGAAGAGGAAATATGTTTTTGATTCTCTACAAGCCTATTTATCCCCATGATTTATCCTGCTACAGATTGATTCAGATAGAAATCCTGAATATTAACTCTGATGCCTCGAGCAGCGGACATCAGCCAACATCTGCAGCAGAGCTCATACCTGATCCCTCATGAGTGCAGCGATGTGGCAGGTCTTCCCTCCGGGCGCGGCGCACATATCCAGGATCCGTTCTCCGGGAAGAGGCCCGAGAACGTGTCCCACAACGACAGAGGGAAGGTTCTGCACAACATGAGATGAGGTAAAACACTGCATCCCTCTGTTCTGCTTTAATGACACTTTTGGGACATTTATAGACAGGAACAGCACAGATAATGCCTCTATTTTTTGTATAAATACCTGTAGAAATGTCAGGCTTGGTAGAACACCatcaaaggaaggactctggtaAATAGGCTCCACCATCCGAACACCTATCCCCCTTAAATAACAGAAGACAGGGACtgaatatgtcttatttttgtaattttaaaccACACAAACACCATAATTGTTTGACCCAGAAGAAGACTGGTATACTGCTAATACGTGGTTGTCTTGAATGATGGAGACTTTTTAAACTTCTCTACcttgagaaagaaagaagcagTTATAAGGAAAttatttcctcttttctgtGAACTTTGATGGCACCTGTTGTGCGTCACATTGCTCTCACGTGATCTTCCTATTAAACCAAAGCTAATAGCTAATTACAACGTGCCAACACATTATTACCTCCACCATGGATCGGctcagtttgtctgtttgtcagcaggattacagaaaaactactggcctgatttttatgaaacttggtggaagggtgaagCATGAGCCAAATAAGAACCCATTAAATTTGGGAGTAGatcttttcactttcattagCATTGTGAGATAggacatttgtgctgcattcatgtagtctcagaataatcagaaaaattagTTTGCCAACTGGGAAAATTCATGTGAATGCCGATTCAAGTCAGAACAAAAACTTGGAAGGGGTAGTCAAATTTTGGCACAAATTTAACGGTTCATCTGATCAAATTCCTTTGTTGTCActcaaatactggaaacagccaTCGTCATGTTGCGGGtgaaattgacccatttcaaagtttaaaaatctaaaaaaatgttttaacatgtattttttcttatgaaaaacgagtgaattatcctcattgaaacATGATTTCTAAgtggtaaagaacaccattgcactagaaattgattaaaatggttattaatggagttattaataaaatatatacaatttttattgggattttttagtttctggcacttttggataattaaacatgccctgggttattgctgttcctgaaaaaatgaacataacaggagggttaaagggcAACGACTTTCCCACTCTGAAAATGGGACCATCCAAagagcattttaatgcaatgttGGCCTTGGCGGAGGTCTAGGTAAATCTGcagagttatatatatttataaagggGAAACTTACTTGGCAGGTTCATCTGTGCAGAAGATGCTGGAGCGGTCTGTATGAGCGACTCCGTTTCCCACAAACACTTTCTTTCCCTGGAAGTTTGTGGCTGCTCGAGTGCACCGACCCTCCACATCAGAGAGGACCGACACCACGTCTCCAGCCTTCATGTCTGAGAGCAGAGACACATCGTGACTTCACATGATGCTTcaaaacatgtatttaaattgaCGTTAACGTTTCTGTGATTGAGTCTTACACTTGGGGCTGGCGACGATTCCCGGGACAAACACATGAGCTCCTCTCAGCACGGCGCTGCCACACTGAGCCCCGACCACCACCTCTGAGCCCAGCTGCTCCACAGGCCTGAAGCCCAACAGAGAGGAGTGTCACACACGTCTACATCTAGAGTTTGACAAATGTATTTGACGATATTGGCCTGTAACAGACGTATTAATATTGTCATATATGTTTTCCAAaatcaaaacctttttttagaAAATTATGCTTTCTTGTTTAAGAAATGGCGCCacatagctttttattttatttatttgaatgttcAGCAATTGATTGATGCTGAAAATACTGTTTGAATGTTTAattggttatttattttattttatatgaataGTTAGCAACTGAATGATACTGAACATAGTGTGCTATTAAgctatatattaataaatagtaatagttaATGAcagatactatatatatatattagatataGATATTAAAGACACAGTACTTTTGTTTATGTtgatatctatttattttttattttatcttagtGTTTTCTAGAatggttgacaatgtaatacactgatagtataatgtatgtatgtgtgtgtatacatatatatatatatatatatatatatatatatatatatatatatatatatatatataagaatattCAAAGTACTTTTCTAAGTACCTTTGCTTGGTCATAAAGCTTTTCCTTTGTTTGCAGGTGcatcaaaaaaatccaaataaaagtGAGGAAATTATATGAAAAATGCCACTCAGTaccccaaaacaaaacagaacacgAGATCTTTATTGTGctgttggtgcattttgttttttatctctgTGGATCCAAACACACACCTAAAAGACAGTGTGCAAAACTGgaatattgttttttctgtcacgTTTCCATGACATTCCCCGTGGGTTTAGCCTCAGGAAACACATACTGCAATTTAAGGCTAACTGTGTGCTCCGTAGAGCAGCTTCGCCTGACGTTGTTCCAGCATTCCTGACATACCTCGGGCCATCGACAGGAAGGAGCAGCACATCTGGAATTCGTGGGTGAGGGAGAATCTGAACGGAGATGTCCTCTGACGAGCTGCAcatctgctgctgtgacaacaacaacacactgaatGATCACGACTCCAGCGAGCAGCACCGAGGGTAATATCCTGACTGTCTGTCTTTCACTCTCACCTTCTTCAGCTCATCTCCTAACTTGTGTCTGATCTCGTCCAGAGGAGCGAGGTGAGTGCTGGCTCGAACACACGTGTATGACGGAGGGTGAGACAGACACGTGAGCAGCTTCTGGAAACGACATTCTGCCTCCTGATGGCCGACTGCATCCAACacctgaacacaaacaagacaaataAATATGAGATTAAATAATTAGAAACTCATCAGGAACTTGGTTAATTTCAATAATCAGttaatagtattttttataatattttattatttaaataagccTTTCAAATTAAATCTTATGATTTATTAAGtgaagacactacaggtgagTAGGGTAAAACTGTAATCGGCATGACACTTCCCCAGTAaatgatttactgtttttttttaaagaaataaataggggaaaaatatataaaaaataaagcatacAAAGGGTTCATCTGAAAAAAgagatgtctgtttttttgatTTTCCAAAGTCAtgtcttggtttttttttgtgtgtgtgaacgggagAATATCATTCACACTggtgtcgtttttttttaaaaatgatcaaaaatgattaatttgataaatgttttttttattgtgaactCATTGGAATATCAATTTCACTGGTGTTAgtatgttttaataaaatatctaaaaataaataattgttttaatattatttatagtGTGCAGTCATGGGAATATCAGTTAAACtgctgttggtttgtttttatccgaatttaaaatgtataaatgcaataatgttttgtttttttactgtgcaCTAACATTTTGGTGAGAAACCAAAAGTTTCTTGAGGAGAGTTTTACTGAAACAGTTTATCTAAAATCTAAGCTGAGAAGCTTCCCACATCATCCCTGTGTTCTGTTTACCACTGAAAGCGAGGAAGACTTAATGAGGCGTATTTATGATTCTCCAGAAGAGAGAAACTGCttccaataaacacatttaaatgtctCCTACCTCCTTATTTAAGAAGACGCTCCTGAGATAATCAGTGACTTCAGGCTTCAGAGAAATCTTcggaaaaacagacattttttcaaCCTGTGCAGAGAAAAGTATCCAATCGATAACAGAAAAGCAAATTAATTATGAATTGTTGTGGTTTCAGTTTGCAGCCTCTGATGTTGACTGATGGTGAAAATCCATCTGTGGTAAAGACTTTCTGACACTGTGGTGGTTAATCAGGAAACACACTtctctattttaataactgttgtTTATTCTCACAGTACCGAGacagatataataatattaatatttctatTAACAATAATTATGAGAAGAATACCATCAAACCTCAAAATGGATCACAGCTGGAATCACTTTAAGCTCAagttaaaacagtttttttaaagaaagaaaagtcatGTTGAACTGGtacttgtattgtattattgtttgtAAATTGTAAGATTTTTGTAAATTGTTTGAGTGCCAAAACTAGCAATTATTTCAAGATTAATTCAATAATTTTGGTcgataaaatgtcagaaaattgtaaaaaatgtctatcAGTGTTTACCAACGCTTGAGAAGTCGTcctcaaatgttttgttttgtccacaacccaagaattttcagtttactgCCAGAAAGGAGacataaaaaacttaaaatattcacaATTAAGAATCTAGAGTCAGAGAAGAATCAGAcagcctttttaaaatatatattattcaaaCCGATaggtttttgatgtttttgattAGGCATTGGTTCCTGCTGGTCTCTatactaaaaaacattttaatataataataatacactagtgtcataaaatacaaataattacaaATGCAGTAATAtcacagaataaaataatttaaaaacgtTAAATGTAAGTGTTTTTATGGAAGatttcaatgaaaataaaaagctagTTTAGCTTGCAGCCTGTTAATCCTTCTCCATAATGTCCGTCCACTACTGCACTATCTGAATTAAATACAACACATGTGAGATATTAACATAATGTAATTCATTTGTGGTAATGACCTACGGAAGCGTTTTCTTATATTATTTACTACCTACTTTACTAATATACGGGTTATATTTATAATCTGAACGCTGTTAGTCAGTCCTGTTCAACACGTCAGCTTCCTAGATGAATAATTAATGAGTTTACAGTTCAATTAATAGTCTAAAATCTGTGTAAAAGCGCTATAAATTTAATTATCTTTACTCACGTTGTGTTGAGGCAGGAATGGGACCTCCAATGTTTTGGCTACCACTTCCGTATACGTCACTGGTCACATGACACCAGTTGAATTCATAAATCTTTATTAATGCGACCTGTTGATCTGCAACACCTGTAtgatatttatgtgttttatttagatatacatgcagtatataaacatttaataagtgttttattacacattataatataattgtaAGCAGTTAAAGGGAGTGCTGCTTATAAATGTAATGTTCTATTATATTAATATGTTTAACTATATTATCCCCAGCCTCTACTTACAGGTGACCGAAAGAAGAGTTATAGTTGTGaacaattatattaataaacaattatatCTAGCTACATTGCAGTTGTGAAGTTTATATACTGCTCATAAATGCTAAAAAggagaaatttaaaaaaggaccaaaaaaaaccctaccAAATCATAAATCACCAT harbors:
- the nsun6 gene encoding tRNA (cytosine(72)-C(5))-methyltransferase NSUN6, translating into MSVFPKISLKPEVTDYLRSVFLNKEVLDAVGHQEAECRFQKLLTCLSHPPSYTCVRASTHLAPLDEIRHKLGDELKKQQMCSSSEDISVQILPHPRIPDVLLLPVDGPRPVEQLGSEVVVGAQCGSAVLRGAHVFVPGIVASPKYMKAGDVVSVLSDVEGRCTRAATNFQGKKVFVGNGVAHTDRSSIFCTDEPAKGIGVRMVEPIYQSPSFDGVLPSLTFLQNLPSVVVGHVLGPLPGERILDMCAAPGGKTCHIAALMRDQGEVVALDRIRNKIDQIRQNAQMLHLRSIKAFCFNSTKAVSSEPAQEAEGPPFPPESFDRVLLDAPCSGLGQRPNMSCTWSLKEVCSYQPLQRKLFHAAVRLLKKGGVLVYSTCTVTLAENEEQVAWALHTFPCLTLLPQEPHVGAEGMLGAGLSPEQLRLLQRFSPELSWEQSGEAAPPLPCRADRDTIGFFIAKFLKN